The Tripterygium wilfordii isolate XIE 37 chromosome 5, ASM1340144v1, whole genome shotgun sequence genome window below encodes:
- the LOC119999160 gene encoding ALA-interacting subunit 1-like isoform X1: MKANEATGGGGGGGANGANSEPSSAAKKNSKRPKYSKFTQQELPACKPILTPGWVVATFIIIGCVFIPISLVSLFASERVVEIVDWYDETCIPGKYSRDHVAYIQSGETNKTCTRIVTVPKDMKGPVFVYYQIENFYQNHRRRTLLSRYIPCIPMHIILHNVKSFLLTDDAVGRLAGMKKLKVEKLVWWIPPADDWEHKCQTIENINVQILIMFLLGLLRAKIFSYSLPYLPKQVAKTMRFLTILGWILES; encoded by the exons ATGAAAGCCAACGAAGCGACGggcggtggcggtggcggtggcgCTAATGGTGCCAATTCAGAACCGTCCTCGGCGGCCAAAAAGAATTCCAAAAGACCCAAAT ATTCAAAGTTCACGCAGCAAGAACTTCCTGCCTGCAAACCAATTCTAACTCCAGGATGG GTCGTTGCAACATTTATCATCATTGGCTGTGTTTTCATCCCTATCAGTCTTGTCTCCTTGTTTGCATCAGAGCGC GTGGTGGAAATTGTGGACTGGTATGATGAAACGTGCATTCCTGGCAAATATAGTCGTGATCACGTTGCCTATATCCAAAGCGGTGAAACCAACAAGACCTGTACCAGGATTGTGACT GTCCCTAAGGATATGAAAGGTCCTGTTTTTGTTTATTATCAGATAGAGAACTTCTATCAGAACCATCGACG TAGGACTTTGTTGAGCCGTTACATCCCATGCATTCCCATGCATATTATTCTGCACAACGTGAAGAGCTTCTTGCTGACGGATGATGCGGTTGGTCGTTTGGCTGGTATGAAGAAGCTGAAGGTTGAGAAGTTGGTTTGGTGGATTCCCCCAGCAGACGATTGGGAACATAAATGTCAAACCATTGAGAACATAAATGTCCAAATCTTGATAATGTTCTTGCTAGGCCTTCTGAGGGCAAAAATCTTCTCTTACTCCCTTCCCTATCTACCAAAACAAGTAGCAAAAACCATGAGATTCTTAACAATTTTGGGTTGGATACTTGAATCGTAA